The Aquidulcibacter paucihalophilus genome has a window encoding:
- a CDS encoding alpha/beta hydrolase, protein MNRAAAYAANAPLMGVPGASAPPGGVGEWFRGAGGLRLRAAFWTPSTLVAKKPRGTVIVSPGRTEPIEKYFEVIGNFLARGWCVLAHDWRGQGLSARLLPDRLKGHARAVEEFLDDYARLLDTWEGRAPKPWVMVGHSMGGTLNLMTLEGGESRFSGAILSSPMLRIRTGKRSMWSVKLAVRWNLRHGKAGDYVLDDADDPFDHTFEKDALTSDESRYEQWRQQLYACPHLAVGGPTWGWLAFALDAGERVLKPKALKAVRIPVAVVQAAEDDRVWKQTNKWAAKRLGRGRYVEIPGAKHEIIMEADDMRAVFLEEFDAMGAYVSPVEDLSPAAVPPAPEPVLQSEPDEAA, encoded by the coding sequence GTGAACCGAGCCGCCGCCTATGCCGCCAATGCGCCCCTGATGGGGGTCCCGGGTGCGTCCGCGCCTCCGGGAGGCGTGGGCGAATGGTTCCGCGGTGCCGGCGGCCTGCGCCTGCGCGCGGCCTTCTGGACGCCGTCGACCCTGGTGGCGAAGAAGCCGCGCGGGACCGTGATCGTCAGCCCGGGCCGCACCGAGCCGATCGAGAAATATTTCGAGGTCATCGGCAATTTCCTCGCGCGCGGCTGGTGCGTCCTGGCCCACGACTGGCGGGGTCAGGGCCTGTCCGCCCGCCTGCTGCCGGATCGGCTGAAGGGCCACGCCCGCGCGGTCGAGGAATTCCTCGACGACTACGCCCGCCTGCTGGACACCTGGGAAGGCCGTGCCCCCAAGCCGTGGGTCATGGTCGGTCACTCCATGGGCGGCACCCTGAACCTGATGACGCTCGAAGGCGGTGAGAGCCGGTTCTCCGGTGCCATCCTGTCCAGCCCCATGCTGCGCATCCGCACCGGCAAGCGCTCGATGTGGTCGGTCAAGCTGGCGGTCCGCTGGAACCTGCGTCACGGCAAGGCGGGGGACTATGTCCTCGACGACGCCGATGATCCCTTCGACCACACCTTCGAGAAGGACGCCCTGACGTCCGACGAAAGCCGCTACGAACAGTGGCGGCAGCAGCTCTACGCCTGCCCCCACCTGGCCGTGGGCGGCCCGACCTGGGGCTGGCTGGCCTTCGCCCTGGACGCCGGTGAACGCGTGCTCAAGCCCAAGGCCCTGAAGGCCGTCCGCATTCCGGTCGCCGTGGTTCAGGCGGCCGAGGACGACCGCGTCTGGAAACAGACCAACAAATGGGCCGCCAAACGCCTCGGCCGCGGCCGCTACGTCGAGATCCCGGGCGCCAAGCACGAGATCATCATGGAGGCTGACGACATGCGCGCGGTCTTCCTGGAAGAGTTCGACGCCATGGGTGCCTATGTCTCGCCCGTCGAGGATCTGTCGCCCGCGGCGGTTCCCCCGGCACCCGAACCCGTCCTCCAGTCCGAGCCTGACGAAGCGGCCTGA
- a CDS encoding universal stress protein, with protein sequence MSLKQTIVIASGGDGDSQALGLAGSLARQHGGAVSILPAYPDTAADMIALGITLGASLSREAVEELVAAEHDLHLRIETAARAAADAADVVFGPGEGAPRISVLSRGLRPGLALSRHVAISDLVVFGQGHLDCGVGPDLFSRCLLSDRAPVLVARHDADSLSGPAAIAWDGSPQAGRAVKAALPLLAMASEIHVIQCVTGLDRDATDPDIDSLNAYLKLHGVGEGVSVLVEGHDEGAALIAAAQGRSATLLVAGAWGHSRLREAVFGGATRAFLRCKSGPNLLLTH encoded by the coding sequence ATGAGCCTCAAACAGACGATTGTGATCGCTTCCGGCGGAGACGGCGACAGCCAGGCGCTCGGCCTGGCCGGCAGTCTCGCGAGGCAGCACGGCGGGGCAGTCTCCATTCTGCCGGCCTATCCCGACACCGCAGCCGATATGATCGCCCTGGGCATCACCCTGGGGGCCTCCCTGTCGCGGGAAGCCGTCGAGGAGTTGGTTGCGGCCGAGCATGACCTTCATCTCCGGATTGAGACGGCTGCGCGCGCCGCCGCCGATGCCGCCGATGTCGTGTTCGGCCCCGGCGAGGGAGCCCCACGGATCTCGGTGCTGAGCCGCGGCCTCAGGCCGGGACTGGCCCTGAGCCGTCACGTGGCGATCTCGGATCTTGTCGTCTTTGGCCAGGGCCATCTGGACTGCGGCGTCGGCCCCGACCTGTTCTCGCGGTGCCTGCTCAGCGACCGCGCACCGGTGCTGGTTGCCCGCCACGATGCGGATTCGCTGTCAGGCCCAGCGGCCATCGCATGGGACGGCAGCCCACAGGCCGGACGTGCAGTGAAGGCGGCCCTGCCGCTGCTGGCGATGGCGAGCGAGATCCACGTCATCCAGTGCGTAACCGGTCTCGACCGCGATGCAACCGACCCCGACATTGACTCGCTCAATGCCTATCTGAAGCTCCACGGGGTGGGCGAAGGTGTCTCTGTCCTCGTCGAAGGCCATGACGAGGGGGCGGCGCTGATCGCTGCCGCCCAGGGCCGGTCCGCGACGCTTCTGGTCGCCGGTGCCTGGGGTCATTCCCGCCTCCGCGAGGCGGTCTTCGGGGGGGCCACACGCGCCTTTCTGCGGTGCAAGTCCGGGCCAAACCTGCTGCTGACCCACTGA
- a CDS encoding MBL fold metallo-hydrolase — MTVHLTFHGAAGCVTGSCMLLDTGRSRLLVDCGMFQGPKTLKALNYEPFPFDASRIDAVLLTHAHIDHSGLLPKLVRAGFRGRILATRGTRDLCEVMLADAAGIQESEVRNLNRRNEQRGLKRVEPIYTTSDVEPTLRLFETVKFNKAHEVVAGVEAVWWPAGHLLGAASIEVRIGHDDDPLTLLFSGDLGSGRQPFLPVPSGPVDVDHIILESTYGDRERIDLELSARRRALAVELRAARAAGGPLLMPTFAIGRAQELILDLLAVMEAEPDLATEIFLDSPLAIEATEVFLLRGWNADSGENPFEPLRTATRLHHLRRPQESDRLERLSGWHIILAGSGMCDAGRIRRHLKRLLWRKDVTVLITGFQAAGTLGRLLVEGRTAIRIQGEDVHVGARIRSLDNYSGHGDATDLVDWLKARGGVGGNVLLDHGEPDALATLAARLSGLGYRTVTAQFDQTYVMTREKAEPIGTGRARLLPGQATRPDWHNDRAAFLASLNTILQQLPDDAGRQKLIRSLEAAINTAAPPGSA, encoded by the coding sequence ATGACCGTACACCTCACCTTCCACGGTGCCGCCGGGTGCGTCACCGGATCCTGCATGCTTCTCGATACGGGCCGGAGCCGCCTCCTTGTTGATTGCGGCATGTTCCAGGGCCCCAAGACCCTGAAAGCCCTCAACTACGAGCCGTTTCCCTTCGACGCGAGCCGGATCGACGCCGTGCTGCTGACCCATGCGCACATCGATCATTCCGGCCTGCTGCCGAAACTGGTCCGTGCGGGGTTCCGCGGTCGTATCCTCGCTACGCGGGGCACGCGCGACCTCTGCGAAGTCATGCTGGCGGATGCGGCCGGCATCCAGGAGAGCGAGGTCCGCAACCTCAACCGCCGGAATGAGCAGCGCGGTCTCAAGCGGGTGGAGCCGATCTATACGACCTCTGACGTCGAACCGACCTTGCGTCTGTTCGAGACGGTGAAATTCAACAAGGCCCACGAGGTGGTGGCAGGCGTCGAGGCGGTGTGGTGGCCCGCCGGCCATCTGCTGGGCGCCGCCTCGATCGAGGTGCGCATCGGTCACGATGACGATCCTCTGACCCTTCTCTTCTCGGGTGACCTCGGTTCGGGCCGTCAGCCCTTCCTGCCGGTCCCGTCGGGACCGGTCGATGTCGACCACATCATTCTGGAAAGCACCTATGGCGACCGGGAACGGATCGACCTGGAGCTCTCCGCGCGCCGTCGGGCGCTGGCCGTGGAACTGCGCGCCGCCAGGGCCGCCGGCGGTCCCCTGCTGATGCCGACCTTCGCCATCGGCCGCGCGCAGGAATTGATCCTCGATCTTCTCGCCGTCATGGAGGCCGAGCCCGACCTGGCCACGGAAATCTTCCTCGACTCGCCCCTGGCAATTGAAGCGACCGAGGTGTTTCTCCTGCGCGGCTGGAACGCCGATTCAGGTGAAAATCCCTTCGAGCCGCTGCGTACTGCGACGCGGCTGCATCATCTCCGGCGGCCGCAGGAGAGCGATCGCCTCGAGCGGCTGAGCGGCTGGCACATCATCCTCGCCGGCAGCGGCATGTGCGATGCAGGCCGTATCCGGCGTCATCTGAAGCGCCTGCTTTGGCGCAAGGACGTCACGGTTCTGATCACGGGATTCCAGGCGGCCGGCACCCTGGGGCGGCTGCTGGTCGAGGGCCGGACAGCGATCCGGATCCAGGGCGAGGATGTTCATGTCGGTGCCCGCATCCGCAGTCTGGACAACTATTCGGGCCATGGAGATGCGACCGATCTGGTCGACTGGCTGAAAGCCCGGGGAGGCGTCGGAGGAAATGTCCTCCTCGACCATGGCGAGCCCGACGCTCTCGCGACCCTGGCCGCCCGCCTCTCCGGGCTCGGCTACCGGACCGTGACCGCACAGTTTGATCAGACCTATGTCATGACCCGCGAGAAAGCTGAGCCGATCGGCACGGGTCGCGCGCGGCTGTTGCCCGGTCAGGCCACCCGGCCGGACTGGCACAACGACCGGGCGGCCTTCCTCGCCAGCCTGAACACCATCCTGCAGCAATTGCCCGACGACGCCGGGCGACAGAAGCTGATCCGCAGCCTGGAGGCAGCCATAAACACCGCAGCGCCGCCGGGTAGCGCCTGA
- the hisN gene encoding histidinol-phosphatase, whose amino-acid sequence MTEYELFAVDLAREAARISLPYFRGAYEETDKGGPGAFDPVTQADREAEAAIRSLIAARYPDHGVIGEEYGEDRPDADHVWILDPIDGTRAFIAGLPLWTNLIALRSEGRPTVGVIGQPYLDEIFLGGPSGARLLKGGGETPLAVRPCPRLTDALIATTDPDLFTGAELGAWTQVRAAARLARLGCDAYAYAMLAAGRIDLVVESGLKVWDWSALVPVIEAAGGAVTNWRGETPDGSGQILAVGDVGIREQALVTLRRASL is encoded by the coding sequence ATGACCGAGTACGAACTGTTCGCCGTCGACCTGGCCCGCGAGGCCGCCCGCATCTCCCTGCCGTATTTCCGCGGCGCGTATGAGGAGACCGACAAGGGCGGCCCGGGTGCCTTCGATCCGGTGACCCAGGCCGACCGCGAGGCCGAGGCGGCGATCCGCAGCCTGATCGCGGCCCGCTATCCCGATCACGGCGTGATCGGGGAGGAATATGGCGAGGACCGGCCGGACGCCGACCATGTCTGGATCCTCGATCCCATCGACGGCACCCGCGCCTTCATCGCCGGCCTGCCCCTCTGGACCAATCTGATCGCCCTGCGCAGCGAAGGCCGGCCGACCGTCGGCGTGATCGGCCAGCCGTATCTGGATGAAATCTTCCTCGGCGGCCCGTCGGGCGCGCGTCTGCTCAAGGGCGGAGGCGAGACGCCGCTGGCCGTTCGGCCCTGCCCCCGCCTGACCGACGCCCTCATCGCCACCACCGACCCCGACCTGTTCACCGGTGCCGAACTGGGGGCGTGGACCCAGGTGCGCGCCGCCGCCCGGCTGGCCCGGCTGGGTTGCGACGCCTATGCCTACGCCATGCTGGCCGCGGGCCGGATCGACCTGGTGGTCGAAAGCGGGCTGAAGGTCTGGGACTGGTCCGCTTTGGTTCCCGTGATTGAAGCGGCCGGCGGCGCGGTCACCAACTGGCGCGGCGAGACACCGGACGGCAGCGGCCAGATTCTGGCTGTCGGCGACGTCGGAATCCGCGAGCAGGCGCTGGTGACGTTGCGGCGGGCCAGCCTCTAG
- a CDS encoding helix-turn-helix transcriptional regulator yields the protein MATDIDLHLGRRLRRRRRLLGLTQQQLATQVGIRFQQIQKYECGANRISAARLWQLAEALESPVSYFYDGLEEAIERKEAANQGGEMFSRKETLDLIQAYYQLGERPRRRLLDLAKSLHAEGDAA from the coding sequence ATGGCCACCGATATCGACCTCCACCTGGGCCGCCGCCTGCGCCGCCGCCGGCGCCTTCTGGGCCTGACGCAACAACAGCTGGCCACCCAGGTCGGGATCCGTTTCCAGCAGATCCAGAAATACGAATGCGGCGCCAACCGCATCTCGGCCGCGCGCCTGTGGCAACTGGCCGAAGCGCTGGAATCGCCCGTCAGCTATTTCTACGACGGCCTCGAAGAAGCGATCGAACGCAAGGAGGCGGCCAACCAGGGCGGCGAGATGTTTTCCCGCAAAGAAACCCTCGACCTGATCCAGGCCTACTACCAGCTGGGTGAGCGTCCGCGCCGCCGCCTGCTCGATCTCGCCAAGTCTCTGCACGCCGAAGGCGACGCGGCCTGA
- a CDS encoding GlsB/YeaQ/YmgE family stress response membrane protein, giving the protein MGLGIIGWIVIGIVAGWLAEKVMGRSHGLVTNLIVGVIGALLGGWISGQFLGMAVGGFNVMTLLVAFLGACLLLFLLGLVKRRA; this is encoded by the coding sequence ATGGGCTTGGGAATTATCGGCTGGATAGTCATCGGTATCGTCGCCGGCTGGCTGGCTGAAAAGGTCATGGGCCGGAGCCACGGTCTGGTCACCAATCTGATCGTCGGCGTCATCGGCGCCCTGCTGGGTGGCTGGATCTCCGGCCAGTTCCTCGGCATGGCCGTGGGCGGCTTCAACGTCATGACGCTGCTGGTTGCCTTCCTCGGCGCCTGTCTGCTGCTGTTCCTTCTGGGACTGGTGAAGCGCCGCGCCTGA
- a CDS encoding superoxide dismutase, whose amino-acid sequence MTAPAFAQDSTAPQTQEPAPAAAAAAAQPAAEQPTLTLQPGSDVKGSDGAVLGQLEGARNTEAGQELTVRGTDGQLRGVPVAGGVRQDGEGVAVGWTTAQFAAAPAITDPAADVAEPAAAPMPPAGTMTPPAETGMAPATPPTLPPADDSGAPEPDEGQTAEPDAPGA is encoded by the coding sequence ATGACCGCTCCCGCGTTCGCACAGGACAGCACGGCCCCGCAGACCCAGGAACCCGCTCCGGCCGCGGCCGCTGCGGCCGCCCAGCCGGCTGCTGAACAGCCGACCCTGACCCTTCAGCCCGGCTCCGACGTCAAGGGTTCGGACGGTGCCGTGCTGGGCCAGCTGGAAGGCGCCCGTAATACCGAAGCCGGCCAGGAGCTGACCGTGCGCGGGACCGATGGCCAGCTGCGCGGCGTGCCCGTCGCCGGCGGCGTGCGTCAGGACGGCGAAGGCGTCGCTGTCGGCTGGACCACCGCCCAGTTCGCCGCTGCTCCGGCGATCACCGACCCGGCGGCTGACGTCGCCGAACCCGCCGCCGCCCCGATGCCGCCAGCCGGCACGATGACGCCACCGGCTGAAACCGGCATGGCTCCGGCGACCCCGCCGACCCTGCCGCCGGCCGATGACTCGGGCGCGCCGGAACCTGACGAAGGTCAGACGGCCGAACCGGACGCCCCCGGCGCCTGA
- the typA gene encoding translational GTPase TypA, giving the protein MNLRNVAIIAHVDHGKTTLVDQLLAQSGVFRANEATTERAMDSNDQERERGITILAKCTSVLWNGKAGETRINIIDTPGHADFGGEVERILGMVDGCVLLVDAEEGVMPQTKFVLTKALKMGLRPILCINKVDRAHADPDKVHNAAFDLFAAIGATDEQLDFPHIYASGRAGWATLDLNQPSDNLGPLFDLIVEHVPAPKQVEAAEKPFQILNVLIESDPFLGRLLTGRIESGKAVPGMAIKALSRDGKILEQGRITKVLAFRGLKRQPVDSAEAGDIVAIAGMSKATVADTLCALEVTDALPAQPIDPPTISMTVSVNDSPLAGREGDKVQSRVIRDRLLKEAEANVAIRVTETGGKDAFEVAGRGELQLGVLIENMRREGFELSISRPRVVYQTGENGERLEPIEDVVIDVDDEYTGVVIEKLSARKAELKDMGPSGAGKTRLTLKSPSRSLIGYQGEFLTDTRGSGVLNRVFSHYEPHKGAIEGRLKGVLVSNGDGETAAFALWNLEDRGIMFVGGGEKTYQGMIIGENARWDDLDVNPMKAKQLNNIRAAGKDEAVRLTPPRRPSLEQAIAYIEEDELVEVTPKSIRLRKAVLNPSFRKKRVREE; this is encoded by the coding sequence ATGAACCTGCGCAACGTCGCCATCATCGCCCACGTCGACCACGGCAAGACCACGCTGGTCGACCAGCTTCTGGCCCAGTCGGGCGTCTTCCGAGCCAATGAGGCGACGACCGAGCGCGCCATGGACTCCAACGACCAGGAGCGCGAGCGCGGCATCACCATCCTGGCCAAATGCACGTCCGTGCTGTGGAACGGCAAGGCGGGCGAGACCCGGATCAACATCATCGACACCCCCGGCCACGCCGACTTCGGCGGCGAGGTTGAGCGCATCCTCGGGATGGTGGACGGCTGCGTCCTGCTGGTCGATGCCGAAGAGGGCGTCATGCCCCAGACGAAATTCGTGCTGACCAAGGCCCTGAAGATGGGCCTGCGTCCGATCCTGTGCATCAACAAGGTCGACCGCGCCCACGCCGATCCCGACAAGGTCCACAACGCCGCCTTCGACCTGTTCGCCGCCATCGGCGCGACGGACGAGCAGCTGGACTTCCCGCACATCTACGCCTCGGGCCGCGCCGGCTGGGCGACGCTGGACCTGAACCAGCCGAGCGACAACCTCGGCCCGCTGTTCGACCTGATCGTCGAACATGTGCCCGCGCCCAAGCAGGTTGAGGCCGCCGAAAAGCCGTTCCAGATCCTGAACGTGCTGATCGAGAGCGATCCCTTCCTCGGCCGCCTGCTGACCGGCCGCATCGAGAGCGGCAAGGCCGTTCCCGGCATGGCCATCAAGGCCCTGTCGCGCGACGGCAAGATCCTGGAACAGGGCCGCATCACCAAGGTGCTGGCCTTCCGCGGCCTGAAGCGCCAGCCGGTCGACAGCGCCGAGGCCGGCGACATCGTCGCCATCGCGGGCATGTCCAAGGCCACCGTGGCCGACACCCTGTGCGCGCTGGAAGTCACCGACGCCCTGCCCGCCCAGCCGATTGATCCGCCGACCATCTCCATGACCGTCTCGGTCAACGACAGCCCGCTGGCCGGCCGCGAAGGCGACAAGGTCCAGTCGCGCGTCATCCGTGACCGCCTGCTGAAGGAAGCCGAGGCCAACGTCGCCATCCGCGTCACCGAGACGGGCGGCAAGGACGCCTTCGAGGTCGCCGGCCGTGGCGAACTGCAGCTGGGCGTGCTGATCGAGAACATGCGCCGCGAAGGCTTTGAGCTGTCGATCTCGCGTCCGCGCGTGGTCTATCAGACCGGCGAGAACGGCGAGCGTCTGGAGCCGATCGAGGACGTCGTCATCGACGTCGACGACGAATACACCGGTGTGGTCATCGAGAAGCTGTCGGCCCGCAAGGCCGAGCTGAAGGACATGGGCCCGTCGGGCGCCGGCAAGACGCGCCTGACGCTGAAGTCGCCGTCGCGCTCGCTGATCGGCTACCAGGGTGAATTCCTGACCGACACGCGCGGTTCGGGCGTGCTGAACCGCGTGTTCAGCCACTATGAGCCGCACAAGGGTGCCATCGAGGGCCGTCTGAAGGGCGTGCTGGTCTCGAACGGCGACGGCGAGACCGCCGCCTTCGCCCTGTGGAACCTCGAGGACCGCGGCATCATGTTCGTGGGCGGCGGCGAGAAGACCTACCAGGGCATGATCATCGGCGAGAACGCCCGTTGGGACGACCTCGACGTCAACCCGATGAAGGCCAAGCAGCTGAACAACATCCGCGCCGCCGGCAAGGATGAGGCCGTTCGACTGACGCCGCCGCGCCGTCCGTCGCTGGAACAGGCCATCGCCTATATCGAGGAAGACGAACTGGTCGAGGTCACGCCCAAGTCGATCCGTCTGCGCAAGGCCGTGCTGAACCCCTCGTTCCGCAAGAAGCGCGTCCGCGAAGAGTAA
- a CDS encoding oligopeptide transporter, OPT family, with amino-acid sequence MTDTPASAPVSGVKRIELTLRALVLGCLLAVVFTAANTYLGLKVGLTFASAIPAAVISMAILRMFKDSTIWENMTVQTVASVGGAMSSIIFVLPGLVMVGWWLEFPFWESVLICVFGGILGVTFSIPLRRALVVDAGLPYPEGVAAAEVLTVGSRGAEQTESAVRENASGLWVVIWGSIVSAGYALLVAGRVFAGEAARFIKLPASLGGGATGIGFGMQFALLGAGHLIGLSVGLAQLFGLILAWCIAVPVLTSPETIAWLTAHGIPSIATTLPAGVSAEELASTVWRREVRFTGAGVIGVAAIWTLIKLAGPLIGGLTSALAANRRRQSGEVLDRTEQDIPINIVAGLSVACLVGIGFILAWFAQGNPTLAGSTALLVGGGLIYVVFIGFAVAAICGYMAGLIGSSNSPVSGVGILAIVIASVLMLGVLALAGLPADPSVVAFALIVTAVVFAVAVIANDNLQDLKTGQLVQATPWRQQTALIVGVFAGAIVIPLILNLLNKAFGFEGGPAGIADEPLAAPQATLISALAKGVIGGDLRWDLIGLGAAIGVVIIILDAVLNGATKGRMKLPPLAVGIGFYLPAAVTTMLVVGAICGWFYDKAIKNTRFADVGRRMGVLLASGLIVGESLFLVMTAGVIVATGNDAPFAMLPEGSTWPAMLAGLAAFAVLTLTLYGWVRNRSAKV; translated from the coding sequence ATGACCGACACACCCGCGAGCGCGCCCGTCAGCGGCGTCAAACGGATCGAACTGACGCTGCGCGCCCTGGTGCTGGGCTGTCTGCTGGCCGTCGTCTTCACCGCCGCCAACACCTATCTGGGTCTGAAGGTCGGGCTGACCTTCGCCTCGGCCATCCCGGCGGCGGTCATTTCCATGGCCATCCTGCGGATGTTCAAGGACTCGACCATCTGGGAGAACATGACCGTCCAGACCGTGGCATCGGTTGGCGGTGCCATGAGTTCCATCATCTTCGTCCTGCCCGGCCTGGTCATGGTCGGCTGGTGGCTGGAGTTCCCGTTCTGGGAATCGGTGCTGATCTGCGTCTTCGGCGGCATCCTCGGCGTGACCTTCTCCATTCCCCTGCGCCGCGCGCTCGTCGTTGACGCCGGCCTGCCCTATCCCGAGGGCGTCGCCGCGGCCGAGGTCCTGACCGTCGGTTCGCGCGGTGCCGAACAGACCGAGAGCGCGGTGCGTGAGAATGCGTCGGGCCTGTGGGTCGTGATCTGGGGCTCCATCGTTTCGGCCGGCTACGCCCTGCTGGTCGCCGGACGCGTGTTCGCCGGCGAGGCGGCGCGGTTCATCAAACTGCCGGCCTCCCTGGGCGGCGGCGCGACGGGCATCGGCTTCGGCATGCAGTTCGCGCTTCTGGGCGCCGGTCACCTGATCGGCCTCAGCGTGGGTCTGGCCCAGCTGTTCGGCCTGATCCTGGCCTGGTGCATCGCCGTGCCGGTCCTGACCTCGCCCGAGACCATCGCCTGGCTGACGGCGCACGGCATTCCGTCGATCGCGACCACCCTGCCCGCGGGCGTGAGCGCCGAGGAGCTGGCCAGCACGGTCTGGCGGCGCGAGGTCCGGTTCACGGGCGCGGGCGTCATTGGCGTGGCCGCCATCTGGACCCTGATCAAACTGGCCGGCCCGCTGATCGGCGGCCTGACCTCGGCCCTGGCCGCCAACCGGCGCCGCCAGAGCGGCGAGGTGCTGGACCGCACCGAGCAGGACATTCCGATCAACATCGTCGCCGGCCTGTCGGTCGCCTGCCTGGTCGGCATCGGCTTCATCCTGGCCTGGTTCGCCCAGGGCAATCCGACCCTGGCCGGCTCGACCGCCCTGCTGGTCGGCGGCGGCCTGATCTATGTGGTCTTCATCGGCTTCGCCGTGGCGGCCATCTGCGGCTACATGGCCGGGCTGATCGGCTCGTCGAACAGCCCGGTGTCGGGCGTGGGCATCCTCGCCATCGTCATCGCCTCGGTGCTGATGCTGGGCGTGCTGGCCCTCGCCGGTCTGCCCGCAGACCCGTCGGTGGTGGCCTTCGCCCTGATCGTGACGGCGGTCGTCTTCGCCGTCGCCGTCATCGCCAACGACAACCTTCAGGACCTGAAGACCGGCCAGCTGGTGCAGGCCACGCCGTGGCGGCAGCAGACGGCCCTGATCGTCGGCGTCTTCGCCGGCGCCATCGTCATCCCCCTGATCCTGAACCTGCTGAACAAGGCCTTCGGCTTCGAGGGCGGTCCGGCCGGTATCGCAGACGAGCCTCTGGCCGCCCCGCAGGCGACCCTGATCTCGGCCCTCGCCAAGGGGGTCATCGGCGGCGACCTGCGCTGGGACCTGATCGGCCTCGGCGCCGCCATCGGCGTGGTGATCATCATCCTGGACGCCGTGCTGAACGGTGCCACCAAGGGCAGGATGAAACTGCCGCCGCTGGCCGTGGGCATCGGCTTCTACCTGCCGGCGGCCGTGACCACGATGCTGGTGGTCGGGGCGATCTGTGGCTGGTTCTACGACAAGGCGATCAAGAACACCCGGTTCGCCGACGTCGGCCGCCGGATGGGCGTGCTGCTCGCCTCGGGCCTGATCGTGGGCGAGAGCCTGTTCCTGGTCATGACGGCGGGGGTCATCGTCGCCACCGGCAATGACGCGCCCTTCGCCATGTTGCCCGAGGGCTCGACCTGGCCGGCCATGCTGGCGGGGCTCGCAGCCTTCGCCGTGCTGACGCTGACGCTCTACGGATGGGTGCGGAACCGGTCGGCGAAAGTCTGA
- a CDS encoding cytochrome c has translation MKRILTAAVVGLMCLGGTAGAQDARTPSADIVEARQAAMMLSGVAMGSIKAAIDAGQPIASQRFPTRALSRWAHAVPGAFPAGSGAEAGVRTNAKPEIWSDRAGFEAKAADYAAAADRLAELAAGEDAAAFAAQWAVVRASCQSCHDGYKAG, from the coding sequence ATGAAGCGGATACTGACAGCGGCCGTGGTCGGCCTCATGTGCCTCGGCGGTACGGCCGGTGCCCAGGATGCCCGCACCCCCTCGGCCGATATTGTCGAGGCGCGGCAGGCGGCGATGATGCTTTCGGGCGTCGCCATGGGCTCCATCAAGGCGGCCATCGACGCCGGCCAGCCGATCGCCAGCCAGCGCTTCCCGACCCGCGCCCTGTCGCGCTGGGCCCATGCCGTCCCCGGTGCCTTCCCCGCCGGCAGCGGTGCCGAGGCGGGTGTGCGGACCAACGCCAAACCCGAGATCTGGAGCGACCGCGCCGGCTTCGAGGCGAAGGCCGCCGACTACGCCGCCGCCGCCGACCGCCTCGCCGAACTCGCCGCCGGCGAGGACGCCGCCGCCTTCGCCGCCCAGTGGGCCGTGGTGCGGGCGAGCTGCCAGTCGTGCCACGACGGGTACAAGGCAGGCTGA